TTTTTTCTGTGATGAATACAGATTAAGTTACCCGTTGTAGAGCAGGATCATTTGGAATCACATAGACGTGGAGTTTGAGGAATGAGGTGTTGGGTTTGTAGTATAGCAACACGTTACAGCTGATTTTAACAGGGGGGCCCATCTTCATCACGACTGCTTTCGGAAAGTAAGTTAACTCGCTTAACTTGACATGTGATGCTGTGACCTCACACACTTTTTCTACAAAATCTCCGCAGTCATCTAGATGCAGGACTGCAAACTTGTCGGGGGTGTCATCTGCAcgaaaatacacagaaaacacaaacagaaagaagaacGTTTAGATCAGAAATGTAAAAGGTTTTTAATATATTAGTAACTTCTTCATGTCCTCTTACCTATACAAACCCAGTGTGGCAGGTGCATTTCACTTAACTGCCCAGCAGTGACTGCAACGTCAATTACAGGACCTGCAGGCATGTACTGTCTGCTTTCCACTCTCTCCATGTGTCCTCCCCAAGAGCAAAAGTGGTACTGAAAGCTGATCTTTTCCTTACAAACCCAGCGCAAGCCAGAGACACGGCATTCAAAGTCTCCCGCTCCAGACTGAAGGctaaagtgaaaaaacaaaaaggaacacAGCGTCATTTTTAACTCtttattttaagtaaaatgCAGATTTAACATTATTGTAACATTTTGTAAAACTGGGTCTTCTTCTggcaaaaaaatctgaatcaTTGTCGATTTCCTGTAATTCACCTGTAAGTTGGAGCCTTGTCTGCATCTGTAGTGTTCACCTCAGGCTCAAGTTTAGTCCAGTTGCTGGAATGCTGCTGCAGAAGACAATCAATTAAATAAGTGCAGATTTTACATTGTGTAACACCACATAAATGAAcaaatacatattttaaaaacttaatGAAAGAAACATGTGAGTGAATGTATGAAAGTACCATCATAGTTGCACAACCCTTGATCTCAGAGCTTCTGGAAGCTTCTTGTCCTTATTGAAACACAGAGAATTTAAGTGGACAAACTACAAAGTACAGTGCAAATGAAGCTATTTAGGTCAGGATGCTTCATGAGAGTTAATAAAACATACTCAAACATCAGTGTCTATTTTATTCCTTAGCTGTCCTCTCCTATCAAGTAAGCCAAGTGATGAAACTTAAATCTGAGTCTCCTGAAGTGTCATTTCCACACAGAGGAAACCTGTTTGATATCATAAATTCCATGATTTTTGCACACTGACTAATCAGCCTCTCATTTCTCTAATTTGCACCTCATCTTTTGCTATACTGAATAATGTCTCAATTGCTGAAATACATCTGGAAAAGAGAGGAGCCTTTGACAGAGCTCCATAATCACGAATGCAGAGGTCTAGCCtgagtattattttttttttaaaaagtataaaagggGAATAGGTGGAatatacaaaccactgcaggaGGAAGAATCTACAAACAAAATTTTTAGATTCATACTTTGCTTCAGTTATTTAAGATGTTTAACTTCATGATCAAACTGTCTTACGTCCACTATGTGTCAGATTAAGCGGGGAAAGAGTTTTTCACATGTTGTGAATTTAATCAAAGGTTATTCAAACTATTAAAAAGGGCTATGGACAGAGTTACACTGTAATGAAATCACGATAAGCAATCATGAGGCGACAGCAGACACCCTGCCTCCCCTATCGAACGATTTTAAAATTGTTTAGATTAATTTCAAACCACCTCATATTTCAGCAGCCTGCTACTAAATAACTTTtaagaaatattaaaatgttaaaacgcctttaaaattttcatttttagaaCAAAAAACCTCCTGCAGAAAGATTGAATGACAGCTCGTATACAAACTATGGCGTTACATTCAGCTGACGCTAAACGCGGAAATAAAGCTCGCTCGCTTTCTCTCCCGTTGTTTTACGACTTGCTTATTTAAATTCGAAGCTCTGAAACGGGGAAAGGGTTTGGAAACAGCAGCTGGCTCTTTCAATAACACGCTCAAACTAGTGAAGTCTAAAAGTTAGTCATTGCCTCGGCTTTATAATACCGTCTCCACACGAACCCTTTCTCCAGCCTCTTCACTCCTAACATGAACGCTCACTTCACTGCGCACAGTCACAATGCAGTTTGTGTAACAACAGTGCATATGTCTTACATGCTAATACTTCAACTTACACGGAaaaaagtttgtgtgtttttaacattaACACCAACTACAAGACAAAAAATACCTTTTCCTGTATCCTGCACAAGCCCCGCCTCCTGACCGAGTTTCACCAATAGGATCTGCGGGTTCTTTTCCTGGTTTGTGACAAGTGTAGCTACCTCCGGTTGTGAGAAGCGCAATTTATTCACGAAGTATATAAGGTaggaaaagaaaatcactttaatattttaaatgccATATATCCGTCCAATGACTATATTCACAAGAAATTCAATATAGATACGAACGCATGCACTTTCTGCAATACTGATATTGAAACTACGGAGCATCTTTTTATTCAAGTTCCAGATGTTTTTGGGATGATTTTCAGTACTGGTTAACCTCTAAAAGTTTTAACTGCCCTTTTCTAACCTTTCAAGTAATTAGATTTGGCCtacaaacagaaaattaaaaattggGATTAACAACTTATTTATAGTTGCAAAATTTTTCATTCACAAATGTCGCTTCTTGAAAATTACTCCGTGTTTTGCTGGCTTTAAAAATGAAGTCCTGCTGTGGAAGGCTTCATTAGATAAGTGTAACTTAGCTCACACCTTACTTGAATTTTTGATGTAGCTTTTCAATTGATGTAGCTAGATTGTATGTGcgtacttttgttttttgtttttacttttatatgATAGGTCACCTTACTGTACCATGCTGCTTTATGGTATCTCTGACCTGTACtgttctttaaatgttttttgtaaatgttttttgttctACGACTGCTTTGTTCTTAACCacttatacctgtatgtaactTTTTGTTGATATGTAAAATAAGCGGTGTAATTGTTAttttgtttgagaaaaaaaGTATATAAGGGAGGAGACAGCGATTTTGTTCAATCCTGCACcacacataaaataatttaacCCCACAGAAATTAAAGAGTAGCCTAATACCTGCAGAATcacaaagtagaaaaaaataagTGCTTTCAGACTTTTATTCTTAATAGAATCGGAGTTGTGTGTTCTTAACAAAAATAGTCCACtatttctcatttaaaatatatattttcatcaAATTTggatgtatttatttgtattcatttatttagactgcatttatttatttgagacGAATTCTGTGTGAAGAAGCAATGTTTGACGGTGTAGTAAATGTGATTTTAGTCAAATCTGCGTGCTTTTCTCACGGTTGCGGAAGGATCTGCTTATATATCAAAGTTGAGCTTAAAGTCTTTAAAGATTTCGAGCTCTTTAAAGCAGATGTTGCCGCGTTTTCAGAACACTGTCACAATAAATAAACGAAGTCTAGTAGACCTGCGTTTATCCCTCTAAACACACGGCATCGTGCAGACAAATGTTGAATAAGTGGGAGAGTGTACTCCAGCTCTTCTCTCTGGTCATGGGGACGTGGAGCAGCAGGCTCAATCTTCGCTTTATTACTTGTTAAACCTGATACTTCACTTACCAAATGTGCTCGGAGGGGAAGTGACTCTCTGGTTCCCACGCGAAACACATGTTAGAGGTCGTCACACGGGTCCAAAACAAATGTTACATAAACATCACTGAGGTACCAAGTACTGAGTGCCAACATCTATATGATTATACAACTATTGCACAGAAATCCCATAATTTGTACTTATTTATACATTTGAAAGTTCAAGTGAGCACTGAATATAATATGATAGTATAATTCAATTCAGTCCAATTAAAGATACTTAAATTGTAAAGCTACTACAGTTACACAGAGAAAACCACCACAATCAGATAAACTCTTACAGGCAAACACTGGGCAAAAGTTGGAAGGAAAAATTCCACTTTAACAGAGAGAAACCTCAAACAGAACCAAATTCAGGGAAAGACAGACATCTCCTAtgagggtgaggggagggagagagaacaaaagacatgctgtggaagagagaatTTAGTAATAACTGGTTAAAAGCAAAGCGGTATGTAAACACACATCCATGCAGTGGAACTGTCATTAACACAGAAAAGCCCATTAATAGATTAGATTTTTCCATCGCATTTTTAAGTCAATATTACCATTTCAGAATAAACTTTGTCCAAACTAAATTCAAAACTAAAGCAAGAGGAGGATTCTCACTCTTGGACTGAGACATTCGGGGCTCCACTGCATATCAGAAAAGATGTTATACCTTTTCCTTGCAGCACACTGATCTGACAAGTTCAGCTGATGTTTCATCACAAAGAGTTTTTCTACAATAAAAACCGCCAGGAAGTATCAGATCAGTATTTAAAATCAGCTTAACATCATGGAAGCAGTAAAGCAGAGGGAATGAGAATGAATGGCACAGGACAAGAGGGGacatcagaatactttattaatccctaagggaATGATGTGGGTTACtgttgctccaagacagtaacagactaaactatttcaacaatacaatatgttacagattttacacatttaagaaatagcactaatacATACAAATCACTcaataataaatatcaagaattaacagaggtgattataaataaatatcaagaaacaCTGACTTGTTGCACTGACTTTGACATACATCACTTAAAAGTACACACAaaccattattttttaaatttggacatttttatttcaaattaaagtttatttataaggtcataaatcacaacagtcaTCCCAAATCTCTGTGTACTGTAAGGGAAGGACCCTGCAGTATTTGAGAGATAAACCCAAAAAGGGTTTAacaatcccctatgagcaagcacttttgcgacagtgggaaggaaaaactcccttttaataggaagaaacctccgacagaaccaggctcagggaggggcagccatctgtcgCAGCTGGTTGGGTTGATCTACGTTTTCAACTGTTGTGTGTATTGCCTGATCAAGATGGTAAGAGTTTAATGAATATTGTTATACTCCAGTCAAGATTGTATAGCTAATTTAAAACAGGTTTAACCAAATCAAGATTGTTTTTATGCCTCTTTAAGGACACGGTCAATACTTTCCTCATCTTGCTATTTTAAGGAATCAGTCTGTCTGACAGATCCCTGTACTGTCAGTCTCACTGGTGCTTTCTTCTCTAAGATTTGACTGAGATTCATGAATTTCAGTCCAAATCAAGAAAAATGTCAGTAGTTGGATTAGGTACAGAAATGTCATCCTGACTGCTGAGTTTCAGTGGAACAGCAGCTCTGGCTATGCACACAAGAGTTGCTGGAACTATGGATTTACAAGATCCTTCTGAACCTTTTTGAAATTGCTCACAGGATTCATCACATGGTGTAGCCACATGTGTAGAACAAGTATTGTTGAGTAAATTATTTCCGCTGATGGCAGACGTGTGCtcttcagctgttttctgcTGAGTTTCACTCAGGCACTCCAACCCTAAAGTTTTCATTAGGACCCAGCTCAAAGCTTGTGAAACTACTTTTTTGAGTCTAAACAGACGGTTTACACAAGATCTGAAGCAAGTGACACAAATTACAGTGAAGCAAAGGCTGAGAGCTAGAAGTAGTCCTCTTTTTGGCTCCATCTCCCTGGCGACTTTGGCAGAATAATGAAGATCTTCTTTAGTCAAAGGGAATAAAAGTCGAAGCATTCCTCTGATTTTTGAAAGGCCACCTACCGCCATGTTGAGAAAAGTTGTCACGGTTGCTTTAGTGAAGTTAATTATGGGCCTCGTGATAAACATAGCCGCTCGGCGCGAAGTCAGAACAGCAGCTCTGGGTATGCAAACAAGAGCTTTTGGAACTATGGATAGACGGGATCCGTCTGAACCTCTGTGAAATTGCTCA
The genomic region above belongs to Oreochromis niloticus isolate F11D_XX linkage group LG11, O_niloticus_UMD_NMBU, whole genome shotgun sequence and contains:
- the LOC100704600 gene encoding NACHT, LRR and PYD domains-containing protein 1b allele 5; protein product: MMQHSSNWTKLEPEVNTTDADKAPTYSLQSGAGDFECRVSGLRWVCKEKISFQYHFCSWGGHMERVESRQYMPAGPVIDVAVTAGQLSEMHLPHWVCIDDTPDKFAVLHLDDCGDFVEKVCEVTASHVKLSELTYFPKAVVMKMGPPVKISCNVLLYYKPNTSFLKLHVYVIPNDPALQRKVDKQELCYGYEKITKPCPDEYLKMHHGFSLIADTDSAEIQPKKITLRYDGQDPNFYEVYIENPKGCFNLKLQYALSKKCEPVYEPVWTCKLQKDDHPKSGYGEGPRSSRGITGVTTVDKHCE